The DNA window ATGGTTGAACAGCACCACATCGGCTTCTGCATCGGTCACAGCCTGCCGTATTTCTTCCATTTTGCCTTCACCCACAAAATACCGTGGGCTCGGCTGGCTTCTCGAGCCAGTGATTGTACAGACCGGTTCGACATTGGCAGACCGAACCAGCTCCCGAAATTCGGTTGGGTCTTCGCTATGGCTTTCGGTAGGAAACTCTAGGTGAACAAGCACTGCTCGCTCACCAAAATCAGGACGTTCAAACAAGAGGTGGCATCGCCTCCTTCACGGGGACAGTATCAGGCTCAGGAAGCCTCTTCAGGCGCCTCGCCATCAACGGGACTATGAACAACCCGGACGTTGCGCGCCGGCACAACCGTCGAGATCGCATGCTTATAGACCATCTGGCTAACAGTATTTTTCAGCAATATGACAAACTGATCGAACGACTCGATCTGGCCCTGCAACTTGATTCCGTTGACGAGAAATATCGATACCGGAATTCTCTCCTTGCGCAGCGCGTTCAGGTAAGGGTCTTGTAGAGAGTGCCCTTTTGACATGTTCTTTCTCCTATTTATTTAAAAATGCAGCTTCAAGTAGCCGTTCGAAAATTATTGGGGCCGCGGACTATCCCTAGCCGGGCCAGGACCTCGGTTAATACTGTTCTCAAGGCTTGGGTATGCACCCTTAATGTGGTGTGCAATCGACCAATTTCAATACATTCCGATAAAGATCGGGGCTTCCAGGGTCCAAAGAATGAGCCTCAGGCCAGCGACGCAACCACGTCAATTGGCGTTTGGCCAGCTGTCGGGTAGCCGCAATCCCTCTCTGGACAAGTTCTTCATAGCTGAAGTTCCCTTCCAGGTGTTCCCAGACCTGCCGATACCCCACACACCTCATCGAGGGCAAGTCCAGGTTAAGATCACCTCGTGCGCGAAGTCTCTCTACCTCGTCAATCAGGCCTCTATTAAGCATCATCGTGAAGCGCGCTTCAATGCGTCGATGCAGCAAGGCACGAGATTCCGGTATTAACGCGAGTTCCAGTATGCGATAGGGCAATGCAATTGTTTGAGCGGCGCCGCGTTCGTCTTGCCCATCCCATCTTCCCCTTGCGGCCCAGTGCGATGACAGCGGCCGCCCGCTAAGTTCAAAGACTTCCAGTGCACGCACGAGTCGCTGATGGTTGTTTGGATGCAGTCCAGCGGCGGCTTCAGGATCAATACGCTGCAGCTGGCGGTAAAGGCTGTCCCAGCCTTCCAATTCCGCGGTTTCCAACAAGCGCTGCCGAACCGTCTGGTCCGCCACAGGCACATCAGCGAAGCCCTCTTTCAATGCCTTGAAATACATCATGGTGCCGCCGGTCAGGAGCGGCACCCGGCCTTCAGCAACCGCGGCATCCATCTCGCCCCGTGCATCCCGGCAGAAGTCACCAACGGAGTACGTCTCAGCCGGGTCGATAACGTCAATGAGGCGATGGGGCGCTCGCGCCAATTCAGCTGCACTGGGCTTGGCTGTGCCAATGTCCATGCCACGGTAAATCATGGCGGAATCGACGCTGATAATCCGGCCCGGAAGGACATCCTGCAGTGCAATGGCCAGGTCTGTTTTACCCGCGGCCGTCGGGCCCATGATAAAAATGGCCAGCGGCAGATCAACGCCCGGCTGATGAACCACGATCAGCGGCCCCGCAGGAACAGCTTGTCCAGATCAGCCAGGGTCATCAAAGTCCAGGTCGGTCTGCCGTGGTTACACTGACCGCTGCGCTCGGTCGCCTCCATGTCGCGCAATAACGCGTTCATTTCTGGCAGTGTCAGTTGGCGGTTAGCCCGCACTGAGCCATGGCATGCCATAGTCGACAGCAACTCATGGGTGACCGCTTCTATCCGGTCACTTTGGCCATGGGTAATCAGATCAGCCAGAACATCGCGAACCAGCTGCTCGGCGTCAGCCCCGCGCAGCATCGCCGGGATCTGCCTGACAACCAGGCTTTCAGGACCCAGCCGCTCCACTACCAGACCCACCTGCTGAAGGGTCTCCCGGCTGTTCTCGGCAGCGCTGGCCTCACGCTGGCTGACAGCAACAGTGACCGGCACCAGCAATGGCTGGAGCGTCATACTCTCCTGCTCCAGCGCCTTCTTCATCCGTTCGTAGGTAATTCGCTCATGCGCGGCGTGCATATCGACCAGAATCAGCCCACGCGAACTCTGGGACAACACATAGATACCGTGTAGCTGGGCGATGGCGTAACCCAGGGTGGGCTCGTTCTGATCGTCCATCGGTGCGGTGGTCGCCACCGGCTGCCGGACGGGACCAGCTTGCGAGACCGGCCCGCCGCCGTGCAGCGCCTGGTAAAACCCCATCTGCTCGCGGGCTTCCTGGGGGGCCGGATAGCGCGTTGCGGCATAGGCTGTAGCGCCAGCGTCACGGTGCCCCGTACCGCTGGCATTATCGTAACCCGTACCGTTAGCACTGCTGCCCACCAAGAACTGCGCGCCATTCTCCGAACTGCCCGGCGCGCTGTCCTGCAGGGCCTCGGTTGCAGAATGATTCCCCGGCAGATGGTCAGCAGGACGAACCTGCGCAAGCGCCCGGTGCAGGCTACGAAATATAAAATCGTGTACTAGCCGACCATCCCTGAACCGGACCTCATGCTTTGTGGGGTGAACATTGACGTCGACATTGGCCGGGTCCAGTTCAAGGTAAAGCACGAACGCCGGATGACGGTTGTTATACAGCACGTCGCGGTATGCCTGACGGACGGCATGGGCCACCAGCCTGTCCCGAATAACCCGCCGGTTAACGAAAAAATACTGCAGGTCGGCCTGACTCCGGGAAAAAGTCGGCAGCGCAACCCATCCCCACAACCGTAGACCCGACGCTTCATTATCGATCATTACCGCGTTCTCGATAAAACGTGTGCCGCAGAGGGACGCTATACGGCGCTCCTGATCGACCTGAGAGTCTGCCGGGCGCTGGCTGAACAGCGGCTTCTGATTGTGGCGGAGGGAAAAACCGACATCAAAACGGCTCAGAGCCTGCCGCCTGAGCCCTTCCTCAATATGGTTAAACTCGGTTTTTTCTGCCCTCAGGAACTTACGCCGGGCCGGGGTGTTGAAGAAGAGATCCCTCACCTCCACAGTCGTGCCCACCGGGTGGGCCGCCGGGCTCAAGCGGGCATCCATGTCGCGCCCTTCCACTTCTACACGCCATGCCGCTTCAGATTCGGGTACCCGTGAAGTCAGGGAGAGCCGTGACACCGAACTTATACTAGCCAGTGCCTCTCCCCGAAAGCCCAATGAGCTCACCGACTCAAGGTCATCCAGGTCCTGGATTTTGCTGGTTGCGTGGCGGCTCAGCGCCAGGGATAAGTCGGCCTCGTCAATTCCGCCACCGTTGTCCCGAATACGCACGAGCTTGGCGCCGCCCTGCTCAACGTCGACTTCAATACGGGATGCACCTGCATCGAGTGCGTTCTCCACCAGCTCCTTGACAACGGAGGCCGGTCTTTCGACAACCTCACCAGCTGCTATCTGATTGGCAAGACGCGGAGTAAGTACGTGGATACGGGACATGGGGCCTGAACAACCGGACGCGAATAGACATGACTGAGGAGCGACGCTCCTTCAGCCCGCCAGCATACCAGAATCAGGAAGTCGGGATACGGATAACTTGACCGACCTGGAGCTCTTCATTGTTAAGGCTGTTCAACTCTTTGAGCCGTCCTACAGAGGTCTGGTTGCGTCGCGCGATCCCGGAAAGGGTATCGCCGCTGCGTATCTTATAGGCCAGTTCGTCGCCCTTGCGTCGTTTTTCCCAGGCGAGCAAGGTGCCAGGGGGCGGCAGCTCTGAAAAGTGGGCAGCGATACCCTTGAAAACAGAGCGGGCCAGCTTTGCCCGATGTGCCGACGAGCGAAAGCTACGTTCTTCCTGTGGATTGGACAGAAATCCAGCCTCAACCAGCAAAGATGGGATGTCTGGTGACTTCAGGACGACGAACGCGGCCTGCTCCACCTGGCGCTTGTGCAAATCTGTAACGGCGCCCATCTCCTTCAGAATGCGCCCACCCACGCCCAAGCTGGCATTCATGCTGGCAGTCATCGACAGGTCAAGCAGAACACTCGCGAGCGTCTTGTCCTTGTCCCCCAGTGAGACACCGCCCACCCCGCCGATCAGATCGGCCTCGTTTTCACTCTGCGCCAGCCATCGGGCACTTTCACTGGTAGCCCCCCTGAGAGACAGCGCATATACGGAAGCACCGCGAGGCTGAGGTTTGAAGAACGCGTCCGCGTGAATAGACACGAAGAGGTCGGCATTGGCCTTGCGGGCAATTTCCGTGCGTTCGCGCAAGCCGATGTAATAATCACGGTCCCGGGTAAGTACCGCGCTGTAGCCACGTTCTGCCGAGATCAGCTTTTGCAGGTCCCGCGCGATTTCCAGAACAACATCTTTTTCGCGCAAGCCGGTCGGGCCGATCGCGCCGGGGTCCTCACCGCCGTGGCCGGCGTCAATGACCACTATGATATCCCGCTGGCCCGAACTGCTGTTATTGCTCATGACCGGCGCATAGCTCTGCTTCTGTTGCTGCCCTGAGTCGACCAGATCAATGACAAGACGATGACCATACTGGTCATTAGGCGGAAGCACGAAACTGCGGGGTCGCGATTTGGTTGCCAGATCCAGTACGATTCTAAGGTCGTTGCCGTTACGCGGAGCGCTACGGACCTGGCGGATCTGGCTATCGCCGAGGTCAAGCTGGGTGACATCGTACTTCAGCGATGCATTACGAAGATCCACCACAAGCCGATGGGGATTTTCGAGCGTGAATACCGAATGCTCCACCTCGGCGCCCAGATCAAACACCACCCGCGTGTGGTCGGGGGCCGGCCATACACGGGCGTTTTCCACCGGAACCTGGCCCATGGCGCCACCACTGAATACCAGCAGGCAGACCAGCCACCCCGCCACCAAAAGCTCCAGGGCCCACGGCCGATCGCCACGACGGCGTGAACATCTATTATCAAACATCGTCGGATTTTCCTGTTGAGTTGGCGCGTTCCCGCGACGACTGCACCGCTGAGACGCCTTTTGCAGACATCAACAACTGCTTAAGCGCTTCGGCCATTCCCGCACCCCTGCGGGATTGTGGTCGATACCGGACAAGACGGGCCTCTTCAGTCGGCTCAAGCTCGAGCTCAAGATCAGGTGTGCCGAGCCATCCTGCCCCTTTTTCGGGCCATTCAATAAGACACAGGGCATCGTCCCGCAAAAAATCTCTGAAGCCCATGAACTCGAGTTCTTCCGGATCATTTAACCGGTAGAGATCAAAGTGATAGGCCATCGGGCTGAGGCTTTCATAGGGCTCCACCAGCGTATAGGTCGGGCTTTTCACTTTACCCTCATGCCCGAGCGCCCGGAGCAACCCTCTTGCGGTCGTCGTTTTACCTGCGCCCAGAGGGCCATGCAGAAAAACCAAACCGCCGTCCCGGCAACATTGCGCGAGCGCGGCACCCAGCGTCTCAGTTGCCGTTTCGTCACTCAGCAACCACTCAGATGACCATGCCGTTGAGTTAGACATGCACGGCTCCTGTTGTATCCGGTCTGGTTTCGCTCGACTTCAACAGTCTGGCCGCTGCCAGCGGCAGGTCACCAGCCAGCATGCCAGCCATACTCAGCTCAGCCGCCAGGAGGTCGGCCGACGCTCCGTGCAACACGCCACCCAGGATCGCTGCTGATACCCCTTCCTGGCCCTGGCCCAGCAGAGCGCCGATCAGGCCACAAAGCACATCACCCATTCCGCCTGACGCCATGCCGGCATTACCCGCATCAATAAGCGTTGGCACTGACGCTGAATCAGCATTCTTTACAAGCGTGCCTGCACCTTTCAAAAGCACCACGCAGCCATAGCGGTTGCTGAGCGAATCGAGAGCCCGGATCCGGTCCCTTTCAATGTCGGCGACCGAGCATCCCAGCAGCCTCGCCGCTTCACCCGGGTGGGGGGTCAGAACCACGTGGTTGCCAAGCTTTCTTTTACCAGCGCCGTTACCATCAGGGTCGCCCTGCTCTTTTGCCAACAGATTCAATCCATCCGCGTCGATCAGTACCGGTCCGTCGAACTCAGTGCGCACCGCCTGTAACAGTTGCTGCCCCCACGGACCCTGACCGAGGCCGGGCCCGACAATCACGGCGTCAACCTGTTCAAGCAGTGGCAGCAACTCGCTCCGATGCCGGACCCCCCTGACGATCAGCTCGGGCCGGCGCGCCAGGTAGCCGGATACATGCTCCGGTTGTGTTGCCACGAAGACCATGCCAGCGCCGGATCTGGCGGCCGCTTCCGCCGCCAGCAACGCAGCACCGCCCATACCGAGGTCGCCGCCAATGACCAGTACCCGTCCGAAATCGCCCTTATGAGCGGTAGGCGAACGCTTCGGCCATCCGACCCGGGCAGTAGCCCAATCGAGCCGGATAGCAACTGCTGGAACCGCCGCGGCAATGTCGTCGTCGCAGCCAAGGCTGTCGAACACCAGCTCGCCCACGACTCCCGGCCCTTTGCCGGTAAACAACCCAAGCTTCAGGCCGATAAACGTGATTGTGAGGTCGGCCTGAACGGTTTTACCCAAAAGCGTACCGGTGTCGCTGCACAACCCCGACGGCATATCCACCGCCATAACCGCGGTTTCTGCCTGATTGATTGCATCAATCGCAGCGTCGTACGGCGCGCGAACGGCGCCTGTCAGGCCGGTGCCAAGCATGGCATCGACGACCAGCTGGGCGTTGACTAGCGCTTGGTGCAATAACGTGTCAGAGAACGTCTCGACCGCAACACCGGCCTGACGGGCCTCCTCATAGGCCCGCCGGGCGTCGCCCTGAAGCTTGCCGGTATCGCCCAATAGCAGGCAGCGCACATCATGTCCCTGTTGTACGGCCTGGGCAGCGATAATGAAACCATCTCCACCGTTGTTGCCGGTGCCGCAAAGCACGAGCCAGTGCCGCACCGCCGGCCAGCGGCGCATGGCGTGGCGAAAGGCCGAGCGTCCCGCGCGCTGCATGAGGGCCAGCCCGGTCACCTGAGCCTGAGCGATATAGCGCGCATCCAGCTCGCGCACGGCATGGCCGCTATAGAGTGCGCGGGGCAAGGCGCTTTTCTTCAGCAATGAACTGTCGATTGCAGATTCCGCCATTCGTAAGACTTTTCAATAGGTTGCCGGCCCGGACCGGAACAAAAAGAAACCGGATTAAAAGAAAGTTCTAGATCACTGGAAAGCATAGCAAAATTACAGCAATTGTACATAACATGAACAATACGTTAGAGCGTTTGGTTGCAAAACATGGAGGACGCCTGGAACGCGGTCTATCATAGGGCTGTTTCCAGCCATACTGCTAAGCACCGGTACTGCATGACTCAACCCGATATTACGCCCAACCCAGCCATCATCGACCCTGGCGACGCCCGCGCCATGGCCGACGCGGCAAAGACGATTAAAGAATGGGCTGCTGAGCTTGGCTTCCAGGGCATAGGCATTACCGACACGGAGCTGGAGCAGGACGGCCAGCACCTACAGCACTGGCTGGACAACGACTACCACGGCGACATGGACTGGATGGCCAAGCACGGCACCAAACGGTTCCGCCCAGCCGAGCTCGTGACGGGCACCTGCCGGATCATCTCGGTGCGCATGGATTATGCCCCGGCGCCCGACTCACCCGCCGCCGTGCTCAAGAACCGGGAGAAAGCCTATATTTCCCGGTACACGCTGGGGCGCGACTACCACAAACTGCTGCGCAAGCGACTTGCTCAACTGGCTCAGCGCATTGACGAGATGCTGCAGGGCTACGATTACCGGGCCTTCGTCGATAGCGCCCCGGTGCTTGAAAGGGCCGTCGCCCGCAAAGCCGGGCTGGGTTGGACCGGCAAGAACACCATGTTGCTGAACCGCAAAGCCGGGTCTTTTTTCTTTCTCGGTGAGATTTTTACCAGCGCGCCCCTGCCTCTGGACGAGCCGTACAATGGCAGTCACTGTGGCAGCTGTAGCAAATGCCTGGACCTGTGCCCCACTGATGCATTCGTGGGGGCGGGCACCCTCGACGCGCGACGTTGTATTTCCTACCTCACCATTGAGAACAGCGGGCCGATCCCGCTGGAGTTTCGCAAAGCAATGGGCAACCGGGTATTTGGCTGCGACGACTGCCAGTTGGTATGTCCCTGGAACCGGTTCAGTAAACCGGCCAGTGAGCCCGACTTTCAGCCGCGACACAGCCTCGATAACAGTGATCTGGCGAGCCTGTTCCGTTGGGATGAGCAGACCTTCCTGGAGCGCACCGCCGGCTCTGCAATTCGACGTACGGGCTTCGAAGGCTGGCTGCGGAATCTGGCCGTGGCCCTTGGCAATGCACCGTCGACCATCCCGGTTCTGGAAGCGTTGCGCTCACGCGAGGAAGACCCCTCTGCTCTGGTACGGGAACACGTTCAGTGGGCCCTGGCCCAGCACGAAAACTGAAGGAAAAGCTCCGGGCCCACACTACCGTACCGTTGCCGATCAGGAAGACGGGGTCTCAACATTTTCCACACCCGGGATCTGACCTGCTCCCTAGCGACTGCAGAACTGCACGCCAGGAATGCTTTAACGCATGCTAGCGGTGACATTCAGCTCGCGAGCAATCATCGGAGCATGAAAATGCTGACGCCCACCAAAA is part of the Hydrocarboniclastica marina genome and encodes:
- the hfq gene encoding RNA chaperone Hfq, producing the protein MSKGHSLQDPYLNALRKERIPVSIFLVNGIKLQGQIESFDQFVILLKNTVSQMVYKHAISTVVPARNVRVVHSPVDGEAPEEAS
- the queG gene encoding tRNA epoxyqueuosine(34) reductase QueG; translated protein: MTQPDITPNPAIIDPGDARAMADAAKTIKEWAAELGFQGIGITDTELEQDGQHLQHWLDNDYHGDMDWMAKHGTKRFRPAELVTGTCRIISVRMDYAPAPDSPAAVLKNREKAYISRYTLGRDYHKLLRKRLAQLAQRIDEMLQGYDYRAFVDSAPVLERAVARKAGLGWTGKNTMLLNRKAGSFFFLGEIFTSAPLPLDEPYNGSHCGSCSKCLDLCPTDAFVGAGTLDARRCISYLTIENSGPIPLEFRKAMGNRVFGCDDCQLVCPWNRFSKPASEPDFQPRHSLDNSDLASLFRWDEQTFLERTAGSAIRRTGFEGWLRNLAVALGNAPSTIPVLEALRSREEDPSALVREHVQWALAQHEN
- the mutL gene encoding DNA mismatch repair endonuclease MutL, which gives rise to MSRIHVLTPRLANQIAAGEVVERPASVVKELVENALDAGASRIEVDVEQGGAKLVRIRDNGGGIDEADLSLALSRHATSKIQDLDDLESVSSLGFRGEALASISSVSRLSLTSRVPESEAAWRVEVEGRDMDARLSPAAHPVGTTVEVRDLFFNTPARRKFLRAEKTEFNHIEEGLRRQALSRFDVGFSLRHNQKPLFSQRPADSQVDQERRIASLCGTRFIENAVMIDNEASGLRLWGWVALPTFSRSQADLQYFFVNRRVIRDRLVAHAVRQAYRDVLYNNRHPAFVLYLELDPANVDVNVHPTKHEVRFRDGRLVHDFIFRSLHRALAQVRPADHLPGNHSATEALQDSAPGSSENGAQFLVGSSANGTGYDNASGTGHRDAGATAYAATRYPAPQEAREQMGFYQALHGGGPVSQAGPVRQPVATTAPMDDQNEPTLGYAIAQLHGIYVLSQSSRGLILVDMHAAHERITYERMKKALEQESMTLQPLLVPVTVAVSQREASAAENSRETLQQVGLVVERLGPESLVVRQIPAMLRGADAEQLVRDVLADLITHGQSDRIEAVTHELLSTMACHGSVRANRQLTLPEMNALLRDMEATERSGQCNHGRPTWTLMTLADLDKLFLRGR
- a CDS encoding N-acetylmuramoyl-L-alanine amidase, coding for MFDNRCSRRRGDRPWALELLVAGWLVCLLVFSGGAMGQVPVENARVWPAPDHTRVVFDLGAEVEHSVFTLENPHRLVVDLRNASLKYDVTQLDLGDSQIRQVRSAPRNGNDLRIVLDLATKSRPRSFVLPPNDQYGHRLVIDLVDSGQQQKQSYAPVMSNNSSSGQRDIIVVIDAGHGGEDPGAIGPTGLREKDVVLEIARDLQKLISAERGYSAVLTRDRDYYIGLRERTEIARKANADLFVSIHADAFFKPQPRGASVYALSLRGATSESARWLAQSENEADLIGGVGGVSLGDKDKTLASVLLDLSMTASMNASLGVGGRILKEMGAVTDLHKRQVEQAAFVVLKSPDIPSLLVEAGFLSNPQEERSFRSSAHRAKLARSVFKGIAAHFSELPPPGTLLAWEKRRKGDELAYKIRSGDTLSGIARRNQTSVGRLKELNSLNNEELQVGQVIRIPTS
- the tsaE gene encoding tRNA (adenosine(37)-N6)-threonylcarbamoyltransferase complex ATPase subunit type 1 TsaE, giving the protein MSNSTAWSSEWLLSDETATETLGAALAQCCRDGGLVFLHGPLGAGKTTTARGLLRALGHEGKVKSPTYTLVEPYESLSPMAYHFDLYRLNDPEELEFMGFRDFLRDDALCLIEWPEKGAGWLGTPDLELELEPTEEARLVRYRPQSRRGAGMAEALKQLLMSAKGVSAVQSSRERANSTGKSDDV
- the miaA gene encoding tRNA (adenosine(37)-N6)-dimethylallyltransferase MiaA, whose amino-acid sequence is MGPTAAGKTDLAIALQDVLPGRIISVDSAMIYRGMDIGTAKPSAAELARAPHRLIDVIDPAETYSVGDFCRDARGEMDAAVAEGRVPLLTGGTMMYFKALKEGFADVPVADQTVRQRLLETAELEGWDSLYRQLQRIDPEAAAGLHPNNHQRLVRALEVFELSGRPLSSHWAARGRWDGQDERGAAQTIALPYRILELALIPESRALLHRRIEARFTMMLNRGLIDEVERLRARGDLNLDLPSMRCVGYRQVWEHLEGNFSYEELVQRGIAATRQLAKRQLTWLRRWPEAHSLDPGSPDLYRNVLKLVDCTPH
- a CDS encoding NAD(P)H-hydrate dehydratase, with protein sequence MAESAIDSSLLKKSALPRALYSGHAVRELDARYIAQAQVTGLALMQRAGRSAFRHAMRRWPAVRHWLVLCGTGNNGGDGFIIAAQAVQQGHDVRCLLLGDTGKLQGDARRAYEEARQAGVAVETFSDTLLHQALVNAQLVVDAMLGTGLTGAVRAPYDAAIDAINQAETAVMAVDMPSGLCSDTGTLLGKTVQADLTITFIGLKLGLFTGKGPGVVGELVFDSLGCDDDIAAAVPAVAIRLDWATARVGWPKRSPTAHKGDFGRVLVIGGDLGMGGAALLAAEAAARSGAGMVFVATQPEHVSGYLARRPELIVRGVRHRSELLPLLEQVDAVIVGPGLGQGPWGQQLLQAVRTEFDGPVLIDADGLNLLAKEQGDPDGNGAGKRKLGNHVVLTPHPGEAARLLGCSVADIERDRIRALDSLSNRYGCVVLLKGAGTLVKNADSASVPTLIDAGNAGMASGGMGDVLCGLIGALLGQGQEGVSAAILGGVLHGASADLLAAELSMAGMLAGDLPLAAARLLKSSETRPDTTGAVHV